In the genome of Pseudarthrobacter sp. IC2-21, one region contains:
- a CDS encoding APC family permease, whose product MSAETTTAGGGSGGGTGGAVPAKGLRAGILDLGDSVMLGLASTAPVYSLAATLGLIVAVNGNYTPLILILGFVPVLFIAYAFRELNSAMPDCGTTFTWSRRAFGPWAGWLGGWGVALAGIVVLANLAQVAGQYLWLLIGDGSLAQNKLVVTVTGVLFIAFMTLVNYRGIRLGEHVQRVLTYVQYVSLGIFALAIIVRIAGGASGGAITGQAFDFEWFNPAGAFADPGAVVHGALLALFIYWGWDTCLAVNEETENPATTPGRGAVISAFVLVAIYVSVALLVMMYATVGTEGIGLGNEANHSDVFLAMKDVVLGPWGWLIIVAVLASVLSSTQTTILPTARGTLSMGVHGALPPKFGEVHPRNQTPGFSTQVMGVAAVTYYVAMSILSENLLADSISAISLFIAFYYALTGFACVWYFRDSLRASARNFWFRGVLPLIGALILTAAFFISAVQMWDPAYGDTQIFGVGGAFVSGVVLLALGVVLAAVCRFLPSTRGYFTGQPAAAPPSVRSPN is encoded by the coding sequence ATGAGCGCGGAAACCACAACGGCGGGCGGCGGCTCCGGCGGCGGAACCGGCGGTGCCGTCCCGGCGAAAGGGCTCCGGGCAGGAATCCTGGACCTCGGCGATTCAGTCATGCTGGGCCTGGCATCCACGGCACCGGTGTATTCGCTCGCGGCCACCCTGGGCCTGATCGTGGCCGTGAACGGCAACTACACCCCCCTGATCCTGATCCTCGGCTTCGTCCCGGTCCTCTTCATCGCGTATGCGTTCCGCGAGTTGAACAGCGCCATGCCGGACTGCGGCACCACGTTCACCTGGTCCCGACGGGCGTTCGGGCCCTGGGCCGGCTGGCTGGGCGGCTGGGGCGTTGCCCTGGCCGGCATCGTGGTCCTGGCCAACCTGGCGCAGGTGGCCGGGCAGTACCTGTGGCTGCTGATCGGCGACGGTTCGCTGGCCCAGAACAAGCTGGTGGTCACGGTCACCGGGGTGCTGTTTATTGCCTTTATGACCCTGGTCAACTACCGGGGCATCAGGCTGGGTGAGCACGTCCAGCGCGTCCTGACCTACGTGCAGTATGTGTCGTTGGGGATCTTTGCGCTGGCGATCATTGTCAGGATCGCGGGCGGGGCATCCGGCGGCGCCATAACCGGTCAGGCCTTTGATTTTGAGTGGTTCAACCCGGCAGGCGCCTTCGCCGATCCCGGCGCGGTGGTGCACGGCGCCCTGCTCGCCCTGTTCATCTACTGGGGCTGGGACACCTGCCTGGCCGTCAATGAGGAAACCGAGAACCCGGCCACCACCCCGGGCCGCGGCGCCGTCATCTCCGCCTTTGTCCTGGTGGCCATCTACGTCTCGGTAGCTCTGCTGGTGATGATGTACGCCACCGTGGGAACCGAAGGCATCGGCCTGGGCAACGAGGCGAACCACAGCGATGTGTTCCTGGCCATGAAGGACGTTGTCCTCGGTCCGTGGGGATGGCTGATCATCGTGGCGGTCCTGGCGTCGGTCCTGTCCTCCACGCAGACCACCATCCTGCCCACGGCCCGCGGCACGCTCTCCATGGGGGTGCACGGGGCGCTGCCGCCGAAGTTCGGCGAAGTCCACCCCCGCAACCAGACCCCTGGCTTCTCCACCCAGGTCATGGGCGTTGCCGCCGTGACGTACTACGTGGCCATGAGCATCCTGAGCGAAAACCTGCTGGCCGATTCGATCAGTGCCATCAGCCTGTTCATCGCCTTCTACTACGCCCTGACCGGTTTCGCCTGCGTCTGGTACTTCCGCGACTCTCTCCGCGCTTCGGCCCGCAACTTCTGGTTCCGGGGTGTCCTTCCCCTCATTGGCGCCCTGATCCTCACTGCAGCGTTCTTCATCTCGGCCGTTCAGATGTGGGATCCGGCCTACGGCGACACACAGATTTTCGGTGTCGGCGGGGCGTTCGTCAGCGGCGTGGTGCTGCTTGCTTTGGGAGTGGTCCTCGCCGCTGTCTGCCGGTTCCTGCCCTCCACGCGCGGGTACTTCACGGGTCAGCCCGCCGCCGCGCCACCCAGCGTCCGCTCCCCCAACTAA
- a CDS encoding MOSC domain-containing protein yields METASVLAVCRVYQLLPDEGPVGVTAIDKRPVEGPVRVHSLGVHGDVQADRINHGGEDQAVYAYSQADAEYWAGELQRDLPPGFFGENLRVAGIETTGAVIGERWKIGLDVELEVTSPRTPCAAFQRRMGEPRFVKRFTEAGRVGAYLRVVRPGTIQAGDHIHRLFVPRHGITIGKWFSAPDLESMEALRDAEADGEIRLQPEYQEKFERLQRQLAR; encoded by the coding sequence ATGGAAACCGCGTCAGTGCTTGCCGTTTGCCGGGTCTACCAGCTCCTCCCCGACGAGGGACCAGTCGGGGTGACTGCCATCGACAAGCGCCCGGTGGAGGGCCCGGTTCGTGTCCATTCCCTGGGTGTCCACGGGGACGTCCAGGCGGACAGGATCAACCACGGCGGCGAGGACCAGGCCGTCTACGCCTACTCCCAGGCAGACGCCGAGTACTGGGCCGGTGAGCTCCAGCGCGACCTTCCGCCCGGTTTCTTCGGCGAAAACCTGCGCGTGGCGGGCATCGAAACCACCGGCGCCGTCATCGGCGAACGCTGGAAGATCGGACTCGACGTCGAACTGGAAGTCACGTCACCGCGCACGCCATGCGCTGCATTCCAGCGGCGCATGGGCGAGCCAAGGTTCGTCAAACGCTTCACCGAGGCAGGACGAGTGGGCGCATACCTCCGGGTAGTGCGGCCCGGGACCATCCAGGCCGGCGACCACATCCACCGCCTGTTCGTTCCACGGCACGGCATCACGATCGGAAAGTGGTTCAGCGCACCCGACCTCGAATCGATGGAGGCGTTGCGGGACGCCGAGGCGGACGGCGAGATCCGGCTGCAGCCCGAGTATCAGGAGAAATTCGAGCGTTTGCAGCGGCAACTGGCACGGTAG
- a CDS encoding cystathionine gamma-synthase, which produces MSASENQGFNTRAVHAGQAFEPRTGAVVPPVHFSSTYAQDGIGGLRDGYEYGRGTNPTRDALQEQLAALEGGTHAYSFSSGLAAEDSLIRALTRPGDHIVLGNDAYGGTYRLISRVLGDWGIGNTPVDMADLDAVRTAVAANKTRFVWVETPSNPLMKITDIEALAKVAHDAGALLVVDNTFASPYLQNPLALGADVVVHSTTKYIGGHSDVVGGAIVVNDAELAEKIGFVQFAVGAVSGPMDAFLTTRGLKTLGVRMDRHSDNGQAVAEWLLQRPEVEAVLYPGLPSHPGHELAKKQMKKFGGMVSVQFKGGEAAARTVAENTSVFTLAESLGGIESLMNYPSEMTHASVKGTELAVPVNLIRLSCGIEDVEDLIADLEHAFTFLK; this is translated from the coding sequence ATGTCTGCTTCTGAAAACCAGGGCTTCAACACCCGCGCCGTCCACGCCGGCCAGGCCTTCGAACCCCGCACCGGTGCTGTGGTGCCCCCCGTGCACTTCAGCTCCACCTACGCCCAGGACGGCATCGGCGGCCTCCGCGACGGCTACGAATACGGCCGCGGCACCAACCCCACCCGGGATGCCCTGCAGGAACAGCTCGCGGCGCTCGAGGGCGGCACCCACGCCTATTCCTTCAGCTCCGGCCTCGCCGCGGAGGACTCCCTGATCCGGGCGCTAACCCGGCCCGGGGACCACATCGTTCTGGGCAATGATGCCTACGGCGGCACCTACCGGCTCATCAGCCGGGTCCTGGGCGACTGGGGGATCGGCAACACCCCCGTGGACATGGCCGATCTGGACGCCGTGCGCACGGCAGTGGCCGCCAACAAGACCCGCTTCGTGTGGGTGGAAACCCCCTCCAACCCGCTGATGAAGATCACCGACATCGAAGCGCTCGCCAAGGTGGCGCACGACGCCGGGGCCCTCCTGGTGGTGGACAACACCTTCGCGTCGCCCTACCTGCAGAACCCGCTCGCCCTGGGTGCCGACGTCGTGGTCCATTCCACCACCAAGTACATCGGCGGCCACTCCGATGTGGTGGGCGGCGCCATTGTGGTCAACGATGCTGAGCTGGCCGAGAAAATCGGCTTTGTGCAGTTTGCGGTGGGCGCGGTGTCCGGGCCGATGGATGCGTTCCTCACCACCAGGGGCCTGAAGACGCTCGGTGTGCGGATGGACCGGCACAGCGACAACGGCCAGGCGGTGGCCGAATGGCTGCTGCAGCGCCCCGAGGTGGAGGCTGTGCTGTACCCGGGCCTGCCTTCCCACCCCGGCCATGAGCTGGCGAAAAAGCAGATGAAGAAGTTCGGCGGCATGGTGTCCGTCCAGTTCAAGGGCGGCGAGGCGGCGGCCCGGACCGTCGCGGAGAACACCTCGGTGTTTACGCTGGCGGAATCCCTCGGCGGCATCGAATCGCTGATGAACTACCCCTCGGAGATGACCCACGCCTCGGTCAAGGGCACGGAGTTGGCCGTTCCGGTCAACCTGATCCGACTTTCCTGCGGCATCGAAGACGTGGAGGACCTGATCGCGGACCTGGAGCACGCCTTCACGTTCCTGAAGTAA
- a CDS encoding glutathionylspermidine synthase family protein — translation MKRLISEPRPDWKQKIEEQGLVFSTTTMPDGRKIEYWNESAYYEFTVDEVESLEIQAEDMHRMCLEAAKFLATGAMGNIGIGPQALELAAESLQAGDMDIYGRFDFIYDGQGGPAKMLEYNADTPTGLIEAAVTQWFWLQDVFPEKDQWNGIHEALIRQWKKMQYRTGMSTLHVAHSEAEESGEDWMTAAYMRDVASQAGWTTIGINMSDIGWDPNLNRFVDLDNYMISTMFKLYPWELMMKEPFGHRLLERAHNPRWVEPAWKMLLSNKALLAALWHLYPDHPNLLPAYLNEPGPLKEWVAKPLHGREGDNIKIHAAGINLEQPGGYGREGWCYQQFHALPDFDGNHPVLGLWVVDGESVGCGIRESDGPITDYFCRFVPNTIDAPAPLSAAAHSTKTGIAL, via the coding sequence GTGAAGCGGTTGATATCGGAGCCCAGGCCTGACTGGAAGCAGAAGATCGAAGAGCAGGGCCTGGTTTTCTCCACCACCACCATGCCGGACGGCCGGAAGATCGAGTACTGGAACGAATCCGCCTATTACGAATTCACCGTCGACGAAGTGGAGTCCCTGGAGATCCAGGCCGAGGACATGCACCGGATGTGCCTGGAGGCCGCGAAGTTCCTGGCCACCGGCGCCATGGGGAACATCGGCATAGGCCCTCAGGCCCTGGAGCTCGCCGCCGAATCGCTGCAGGCCGGGGATATGGACATCTATGGGCGCTTCGACTTCATCTACGACGGTCAGGGCGGCCCGGCCAAGATGCTGGAGTACAACGCTGACACCCCCACGGGGCTGATCGAGGCCGCCGTCACCCAGTGGTTCTGGCTGCAGGACGTATTCCCGGAGAAGGATCAGTGGAACGGGATCCATGAGGCCCTGATCCGGCAGTGGAAGAAAATGCAGTACCGCACCGGGATGAGCACCCTGCACGTTGCCCATTCCGAAGCCGAGGAGTCGGGCGAAGATTGGATGACGGCCGCCTACATGCGCGACGTGGCCAGCCAGGCGGGCTGGACCACCATCGGCATCAACATGTCCGATATCGGCTGGGATCCGAACCTTAACCGCTTTGTGGACCTGGACAACTACATGATCAGCACCATGTTCAAGCTGTACCCGTGGGAACTGATGATGAAGGAGCCGTTCGGGCACCGCCTCCTGGAGCGGGCACACAATCCCCGCTGGGTGGAGCCCGCCTGGAAGATGCTGCTCTCCAACAAGGCCCTGCTCGCCGCGCTGTGGCACCTCTATCCGGACCACCCCAACCTCCTGCCGGCCTATCTCAACGAACCCGGGCCGCTGAAGGAGTGGGTGGCGAAGCCGTTGCACGGCCGCGAGGGTGACAACATCAAAATCCACGCGGCCGGGATCAACCTGGAGCAGCCGGGCGGCTACGGGCGCGAAGGCTGGTGCTACCAGCAGTTTCATGCCCTGCCGGACTTCGACGGCAACCACCCCGTCCTGGGCCTCTGGGTGGTGGACGGCGAGTCCGTTGGCTGCGGAATCCGCGAATCGGACGGCCCCATCACCGACTACTTCTGCCGTTTTGTGCCAAACACCATCGACGCCCCGGCGCCGCTCTCGGCGGCGGCCCACTCCACTAAGACAGGTATCGCCCTATGA
- a CDS encoding cystathionine beta-synthase, producing MKYAQSVLDLIGNTPLIKLNHVTEGIKATVLVKLEYINPGGSIKDRIAVKMIEEAERTGKLLPGGTIVEPTSGNTGVGLALVAQQKGYKCIFVVPDKVGEDKRAVLQAYGAEVVVTPTSVPPDSPQSYYGVSDRLVREIPGAYKPDQFSNPAAPRSHYETTGPEIWRDTDGRITHCVIGAGTGGTITGTGRFLKEASADRAEADGGVVRIIGADPAGSVYSGGTGRPYFVEGVGEDMWPDNYDKSVPDQVIAVSDADSFEMTRRLAREEGLLVGGSSGMAVVAALQAARELPESAVMVVILPDSGRGYLAKIFNDQWMRSYGFLSAGEEASVGEVIKTKNGELPDLVHIHPNETVRDVINIMNEFGVSHIPVLSQEPPVVMGEVLGAVDERTLTSKLFRGEAKLTDKVSEHMGERLPVIGSLESISAARAMLSDADTLMVTFVGAPVGILTRHDLLAYLSN from the coding sequence ATGAAGTACGCGCAGTCCGTCCTGGACCTCATCGGAAACACGCCGCTCATCAAGCTCAACCACGTGACGGAAGGCATCAAAGCCACCGTCCTGGTCAAGCTGGAATACATCAATCCCGGCGGCTCCATCAAGGACCGCATCGCGGTGAAGATGATCGAGGAGGCCGAACGGACCGGCAAACTGCTGCCCGGCGGGACCATCGTGGAGCCCACGTCGGGCAACACCGGCGTGGGGCTGGCGCTCGTGGCCCAGCAAAAGGGCTACAAATGCATCTTTGTGGTGCCGGACAAAGTGGGCGAGGACAAGCGCGCCGTGCTTCAGGCCTACGGCGCCGAGGTGGTGGTCACGCCCACCTCCGTTCCCCCGGACAGCCCGCAAAGCTACTACGGCGTCTCGGACCGGCTCGTGCGCGAAATCCCCGGCGCCTACAAGCCGGACCAGTTCTCCAATCCGGCCGCGCCGCGCAGCCACTACGAGACCACCGGCCCGGAAATCTGGCGCGACACGGACGGCCGCATCACCCACTGCGTGATCGGCGCCGGCACCGGCGGCACCATCACCGGCACCGGCAGGTTCCTCAAAGAGGCTTCCGCGGACCGTGCCGAGGCCGACGGCGGCGTGGTCAGGATCATCGGGGCGGACCCCGCGGGTTCGGTCTACTCCGGCGGAACCGGACGCCCGTACTTCGTCGAAGGCGTGGGCGAGGATATGTGGCCGGACAACTACGACAAGTCCGTGCCGGACCAGGTGATTGCTGTCAGCGACGCCGACTCGTTCGAGATGACCCGCCGGCTGGCCCGTGAGGAAGGCCTGCTGGTGGGCGGCTCCTCGGGCATGGCCGTAGTGGCAGCACTGCAGGCTGCGCGTGAGCTCCCCGAAAGCGCCGTGATGGTGGTCATCCTCCCCGACTCCGGCCGCGGCTACCTGGCCAAGATTTTCAACGACCAGTGGATGCGCTCCTACGGCTTCCTCTCCGCCGGCGAGGAAGCGTCCGTGGGCGAGGTCATCAAGACCAAGAACGGCGAATTGCCGGACCTGGTCCACATCCACCCGAACGAGACGGTCCGCGATGTCATCAACATCATGAACGAGTTCGGCGTCAGCCATATCCCGGTCCTCTCGCAGGAACCGCCCGTGGTGATGGGCGAGGTCCTCGGCGCCGTGGACGAGCGCACCCTGACATCCAAGCTGTTCCGCGGCGAGGCGAAGCTCACGGACAAGGTCTCCGAGCACATGGGGGAGCGGCTCCCGGTCATCGGTTCACTGGAAAGCATCTCCGCAGCCCGCGCGATGCTTTCCGACGCGGACACCCTGATGGTCACCTTCGTTGGCGCGCCCGTGGGTATCCTCACCCGCCACGACCTCCTCGCCTACCTCAGCAACTAA
- a CDS encoding MFS transporter: MTATGSRRRRRLHPAWTVAAVAFLALVGAAGFRAAPGVLMVPLQQEFGWSTTVLSAAVSINLVLFGLTAPFAAALMERFGIRAVTATALVMIGAGSALTVLVSQSWQILLSWGLLIGLGTGSMALVFAATIANTWFAKSRGLVIGILTAGSAAGQLVFLPFIAMLAQDPGWRQASLLIAAGALAVVPLVLKFLKNAPADVGALPYGATEPAEETAEPAAAPVVESGRSSNAAMRALQVLKRASRVRTFWALVAGFAICGATTNGLIGTHFIPSAHDHGMPETTAAGLLAVVGIFDILGTIASGWLTDRYNPKVLLAVYYQFRGIGLLVLPLLLSATVQPSMIVFVVIYGLDWVATVPPTAAICRKTFGADGSVVFGWVFAAHQLGAAAAALGAGAIRDATGQYTYAWFGAAAMCTIAAVISATIRRDKSDKDPAPVPVAAA, from the coding sequence ATGACTGCCACCGGATCGCGCCGGCGGCGCCGCCTGCACCCCGCTTGGACCGTTGCCGCCGTGGCCTTCCTGGCACTGGTGGGTGCCGCCGGATTCCGGGCCGCCCCGGGCGTGCTGATGGTCCCGCTGCAGCAGGAATTCGGCTGGTCCACCACGGTCCTCTCCGCTGCCGTGAGCATCAACCTGGTGCTGTTCGGCCTGACTGCTCCGTTCGCCGCCGCCCTGATGGAGCGGTTCGGGATCCGCGCCGTCACGGCCACCGCCCTGGTGATGATCGGCGCTGGCAGCGCCCTGACCGTGCTGGTCAGCCAGTCCTGGCAGATCCTCCTGAGCTGGGGTCTGCTGATCGGCCTGGGCACGGGCTCCATGGCTCTGGTCTTCGCGGCCACCATCGCCAACACCTGGTTCGCCAAAAGCCGGGGCCTGGTGATCGGGATCCTCACCGCCGGCAGTGCCGCGGGCCAGCTCGTCTTCCTGCCCTTCATCGCCATGCTGGCCCAGGATCCAGGCTGGCGGCAGGCCTCCCTGTTGATTGCCGCCGGCGCGCTCGCGGTGGTACCGCTGGTGCTGAAGTTCCTCAAGAACGCACCGGCCGACGTCGGCGCTTTGCCTTATGGCGCAACGGAGCCTGCGGAGGAAACGGCTGAGCCTGCTGCCGCCCCTGTTGTGGAAAGCGGACGCAGCAGCAACGCCGCCATGCGGGCCCTCCAGGTCCTCAAACGGGCCAGCCGGGTGCGCACCTTCTGGGCGCTGGTTGCCGGCTTCGCGATCTGCGGCGCCACCACGAACGGCCTGATCGGCACCCACTTCATCCCCTCCGCGCACGACCACGGGATGCCGGAAACCACCGCGGCCGGGCTGCTCGCCGTCGTCGGGATCTTTGACATCCTGGGGACCATCGCCTCCGGCTGGCTGACCGACCGTTACAACCCCAAAGTCCTGCTGGCCGTTTATTACCAGTTCCGCGGGATCGGGCTGCTGGTGCTGCCGCTGCTGCTGAGCGCCACCGTCCAGCCGAGCATGATCGTGTTTGTGGTGATTTACGGCCTGGACTGGGTGGCCACGGTGCCGCCCACCGCAGCCATCTGCCGCAAGACGTTCGGGGCGGACGGCAGCGTGGTGTTCGGCTGGGTCTTCGCGGCCCATCAGCTCGGCGCGGCCGCGGCCGCCCTTGGCGCCGGTGCCATCCGGGACGCAACCGGGCAATACACCTACGCCTGGTTCGGCGCGGCGGCCATGTGCACCATCGCCGCCGTCATCAGCGCAACGATCCGCAGGGACAAATCTGACAAGGATCCCGCACCCGTCCCGGTGGCCGCAGCCTGA
- a CDS encoding Tat pathway signal protein: protein MDEGKDHTDGADQAGGGDNAKDAPKPPPWQVPKPELRPELLNEPVTPVDPFARDRERQVQEMAARKKRSQRRTVVVGLGVTALLAGTITAIVASNEDEPEYAQVCFNDETGERVEDAQCNSSAGRSGALYAWYFYSRGASVPAVGQNRSTAPNFTRTVPSGAKASTGYSSKGGTVSRGGFGSSSKGGSTGG from the coding sequence ATGGACGAAGGTAAAGATCATACCGACGGCGCGGACCAAGCCGGCGGTGGGGACAACGCCAAGGATGCGCCCAAGCCCCCGCCGTGGCAGGTGCCCAAGCCGGAACTGCGCCCCGAACTCCTGAACGAACCTGTCACACCGGTGGATCCGTTCGCTCGTGACCGCGAGCGCCAGGTGCAGGAGATGGCCGCCCGCAAGAAGCGGTCCCAGCGCCGCACCGTCGTCGTGGGTCTTGGTGTGACCGCACTCCTCGCCGGAACCATCACCGCCATCGTGGCCAGCAACGAGGATGAGCCCGAGTACGCGCAGGTCTGCTTTAACGATGAGACCGGCGAGCGCGTGGAAGATGCCCAGTGCAACAGCTCGGCGGGCCGCAGCGGGGCACTCTATGCCTGGTACTTCTACTCCCGCGGCGCCAGCGTGCCCGCGGTGGGCCAGAACCGGTCAACGGCGCCCAACTTCACCAGGACGGTGCCAAGCGGAGCCAAAGCCTCCACCGGGTACAGCAGCAAGGGCGGAACGGTCAGCAGGGGCGGCTTTGGCAGCAGCTCCAAGGGCGGAAGCACGGGGGGCTAG
- a CDS encoding DEAD/DEAH box helicase, translating into MPENQNDAATETVSADTAAVEFTEAAVPAAEPAADEAPVTEAPVAEEAPAAEAAPAKAEEAPVAEAAPAKAEEAPAAEAAPAKAEDDDENAIKFADLGIDGRVLAALQDVGYEKPSPIQAATIPLLLEGRDVVGLAQTGTGKTAAFAVPALSRLAELHDLNGPSRKTQALVLAPTRELALQVAEAFTSYAKHIDDFTVLPVYGGSAYGPQLAGLRRGAQVVVGTPGRVIDHISKGSLDLSELQYLVLDEADEMLRMGFAEDVEQIFQQTPSDRQVALFSATMPSQIRRMSKQYLNNPAEISVKSKTTTGANTRQRYLQVMGPHKLDALTRILEVEEFDGVIAFVRTKMATEDLADKLKSRGFLAAAINGDIPQQQRERTVDALKEGRIDILVATDVAARGLDVERISHVVNYDIPHDTESYVHRIGRTGRAGRSGDAILFMTPREKYLLRSIEKATRQPVEQMHLPTAETVNTLRLGKFAEKITETLESEDVSAFRDLIASYEQEHNVPAAEIAAALAVMAQGGQPLLVKELPAAPEYQKRERAKDGFGSRGPTRTLTEGNATYRIAVGRRQRVMPGSIVGAIANEGGISSAQIGGIDIRSDHSLVELPADLSPEQLRALSRTRIGGELIHLELDNGRKPSGGGERGGYQGSRGGDRGGYSGGGGGNFKGNGGFKKDFRKNDGERSSADRGGRSYSDRSERSVGADSGSSRGQASDSRFGGHGDGSRKPRTEGSQGGFNRKGKW; encoded by the coding sequence ATGCCCGAAAATCAGAATGACGCTGCTACCGAAACGGTAAGCGCCGACACCGCCGCCGTCGAGTTCACTGAGGCCGCTGTTCCCGCAGCAGAGCCCGCCGCTGACGAAGCGCCCGTGACCGAAGCACCGGTTGCCGAAGAAGCACCCGCCGCTGAAGCTGCTCCCGCCAAGGCTGAAGAGGCGCCGGTTGCTGAAGCTGCTCCCGCCAAGGCTGAAGAAGCGCCTGCCGCTGAAGCTGCTCCCGCCAAGGCCGAAGATGACGATGAAAACGCCATCAAGTTCGCCGACCTCGGCATTGACGGCCGTGTCCTGGCCGCCCTGCAGGACGTCGGCTACGAAAAGCCTTCCCCCATCCAGGCAGCAACCATCCCGCTGCTGCTTGAAGGCCGCGACGTCGTGGGCCTCGCCCAGACCGGCACCGGTAAGACTGCAGCATTCGCAGTACCGGCACTGTCCCGCCTGGCCGAGCTCCACGACCTCAACGGCCCGTCCCGCAAGACCCAGGCCCTGGTCCTGGCTCCCACCCGCGAGCTGGCGCTTCAGGTTGCCGAGGCTTTCACCTCCTACGCCAAGCACATCGATGACTTCACCGTCCTCCCCGTCTACGGCGGTTCCGCCTACGGCCCCCAGCTTGCCGGCCTGCGCCGCGGCGCCCAGGTTGTTGTCGGTACCCCGGGCCGTGTGATCGACCACATTTCCAAGGGTTCCCTGGACCTGTCCGAGCTTCAGTACCTGGTGCTGGACGAGGCTGACGAGATGCTGCGCATGGGCTTCGCCGAAGACGTGGAGCAGATCTTCCAGCAGACCCCCTCGGACCGCCAGGTGGCACTGTTCTCCGCCACCATGCCGAGCCAGATCCGCCGCATGTCCAAGCAGTACCTGAACAACCCGGCCGAGATCTCGGTGAAGTCCAAGACCACCACCGGCGCCAACACCCGCCAGCGGTACCTGCAGGTCATGGGCCCGCACAAGCTGGACGCGCTGACCCGCATCCTTGAGGTGGAAGAGTTCGACGGCGTCATCGCCTTCGTCCGCACCAAGATGGCTACCGAGGACCTGGCTGACAAGCTGAAGTCCCGCGGTTTCCTGGCCGCCGCCATCAACGGCGACATCCCGCAGCAGCAGCGCGAACGCACTGTTGACGCGCTGAAGGAAGGCCGCATCGACATCCTGGTGGCCACCGACGTCGCCGCCCGTGGCCTTGACGTGGAGCGCATCAGCCACGTGGTCAACTACGACATCCCGCACGACACCGAGTCCTACGTCCACCGCATCGGCCGCACCGGCCGGGCAGGCCGTTCCGGCGACGCCATCCTGTTCATGACGCCGCGGGAGAAGTACCTGCTGCGTTCCATCGAGAAGGCAACCCGGCAGCCGGTGGAGCAGATGCACCTGCCCACCGCCGAGACCGTGAACACGCTGCGCCTGGGCAAGTTCGCCGAGAAGATCACCGAGACCCTCGAATCAGAGGACGTCTCGGCGTTCCGCGACCTCATCGCGTCCTACGAGCAGGAGCACAACGTTCCGGCCGCGGAGATCGCCGCCGCACTGGCCGTTATGGCCCAGGGCGGACAGCCGCTGCTGGTCAAGGAACTGCCAGCAGCTCCTGAGTACCAGAAGCGCGAGCGCGCCAAGGACGGCTTCGGCTCACGTGGCCCGACCCGCACGCTCACCGAGGGCAACGCCACCTACCGGATCGCCGTCGGACGCCGTCAGCGCGTTATGCCGGGCTCCATCGTCGGTGCCATTGCCAACGAAGGCGGCATTTCATCGGCCCAGATCGGCGGCATCGACATCCGCTCGGATCACTCCCTCGTGGAGCTCCCGGCGGACCTGAGCCCCGAGCAGCTGCGCGCCCTGTCCCGCACCCGGATCGGCGGCGAGCTGATTCACCTCGAGCTGGATAACGGCCGCAAGCCCTCCGGTGGCGGCGAACGTGGCGGCTACCAGGGCAGCCGTGGCGGCGACCGCGGCGGTTACTCCGGTGGCGGCGGAGGCAACTTCAAAGGCAACGGCGGGTTCAAGAAGGACTTCCGCAAGAACGACGGCGAGCGTTCCTCCGCTGACCGTGGTGGCCGCTCGTACAGCGACCGTTCCGAGCGCAGCGTTGGTGCCGACAGCGGCTCCAGCCGCGGCCAGGCCAGCGATTCCCGCTTCGGCGGCCACGGCGACGGCTCACGCAAGCCCCGCACCGAAGGCAGCCAGGGCGGTTTCAACCGCAAGGGCAAGTGGTAA
- a CDS encoding helix-turn-helix domain-containing protein, with amino-acid sequence MALRSDWSQRTCSLARGLDVLGDPWTLLVLREVFFGNGRFDAMKTRLAVADSVLTKRLAGLVESGLLAKKAYDDGGRPRQEYVLTTKGEDALPVLNAVAIWSEKHLPAPSGQAHMYVIHSGCGRRTGSADTCTHCGERLTAANTSWHSLTRSDAPVELATAGA; translated from the coding sequence ATGGCACTCCGATCCGACTGGTCCCAACGCACCTGCAGCCTGGCACGGGGCCTCGATGTCCTCGGCGATCCGTGGACCCTGCTGGTGCTCCGCGAGGTCTTCTTTGGCAACGGGCGCTTCGACGCCATGAAGACCCGGCTGGCGGTGGCCGACTCGGTGCTGACCAAGCGTCTGGCCGGGCTGGTGGAATCCGGGCTGCTGGCCAAAAAGGCCTACGACGACGGCGGGCGGCCGCGTCAGGAGTACGTCCTGACCACCAAGGGGGAGGACGCCCTCCCCGTCCTCAATGCCGTGGCCATCTGGTCCGAAAAGCATTTGCCCGCGCCTTCCGGGCAGGCCCACATGTATGTGATCCACTCCGGCTGCGGCCGGCGGACCGGCTCCGCGGACACCTGCACCCACTGCGGGGAGCGGCTCACGGCCGCCAACACCAGCTGGCACAGCCTCACCCGGTCGGACGCTCCCGTGGAACTCGCCACGGCCGGCGCATGA